In Triticum aestivum cultivar Chinese Spring chromosome 5B, IWGSC CS RefSeq v2.1, whole genome shotgun sequence, the following proteins share a genomic window:
- the LOC123117013 gene encoding GDSL esterase/lipase At4g10955-like, producing MNQCHRDNEEHRRCIAACLVKGTYVLESDRAMGRTGTAALAPAWWESFHFRLKEELVDDVLGADSIFGAVLDSIFGAVFELEYVPAHSSAPRYVVAFRGTMPDNPCWTVVIRDYYHNLKVLTNKLKKRTRCQLPCRVVDELMREEDQASQGQDGCIWLAGHSLGASVALVVGRYMMEQKKPFNLPTFLFNPPHVAFITSINFLNLDPVAKRRLHLASVGLSPST from the coding sequence ATGAATCAATGTCACAGGGACAACGAGGAGCACCGCCGCTGCATCGCCGCCTGCCTCGTCAAAGGCACTTACGTCCTTGAGAGCGACAGAGCTATGGGCAGGACCGGGACGGCGGCGCTCGCGCCGGCATGGTGGGAGAGCTTTCACTTCCGTCTCAAGGAGGAACTCGTGGATGACGTGCTGGGCGCCGACTCCATATTCGGTGCCGTCCTCGACTCCATATTCGGTGCCGTCTTCGAGTTGGAGTACGTGCCCGCACACTCATCCGCTCCTCGGTATGTTGTCGCCTTCAGGGGCACCATGCCGGATAACCCCTGCTGGACGGTGGTGATTCGAGACTACTACCATAACTTGAAAGTACTGACCAACAAACTGAAAAAACGCACGCGCTGCCAGCTACCGTGCAGGGTGGTCGACGAACTTATGAGGGAGGAGGACCAAGCAAGCCAAGGCCAAGACGGCTGCATCTGGCTCGCCGGGCACTCTCTCGGAGCGTCTGTGGCGCTGGTCGTGGGACGGTACATGATGGAGCAGAAGAAGCCGTTCAACCTCCCGACCTTCCTCTTCAATCCACCGCACGTGGCATTTATAACGTCGATCAACTTCCTGAACCTGGATCCGGTGGCCAAGAGGCGCCTGCACTTGGCGAGTGTTGGGCTAAGTCCCTCCACATGA